In a genomic window of Halalkalicoccus sp. CG83:
- a CDS encoding helix-turn-helix domain-containing protein codes for MTDLIANVVVRDEESPLQTAVDDHEGVELEIQSSAADGRTVAPCARVDGPPSAIDAVDASLAAEPTVESHRRLDDDDDGGEGSDRRFYRVEWTDRSVLNRLVEHDGSVLSATLDASGWEVRLLFPFHADLSAAYATWETDRWTVYVKRITPSEEERMAAHDLSDEQRRAMKRAVEMGYYQVPRRVTLAELAADLDISHQALSERLRRASRNLITETFHGLDDQRGPPEAAKPAFDE; via the coding sequence ATGACTGACCTTATCGCGAACGTCGTCGTACGGGACGAGGAGAGCCCGTTACAGACCGCGGTGGACGATCACGAGGGGGTCGAACTCGAGATCCAGTCGTCAGCGGCCGACGGGAGAACGGTCGCACCGTGTGCACGGGTAGACGGCCCGCCGTCGGCGATCGACGCCGTCGACGCCTCGCTCGCGGCGGAGCCGACCGTCGAGTCACATCGGCGTCTAGACGATGACGACGATGGCGGCGAGGGAAGCGATCGGCGGTTCTACCGGGTCGAGTGGACCGATCGGAGCGTGCTCAATCGGCTGGTCGAACACGACGGCAGCGTCCTCTCGGCGACCCTCGACGCGTCGGGCTGGGAGGTACGGCTGTTATTTCCCTTCCATGCCGACCTGTCGGCGGCGTACGCGACGTGGGAGACGGACCGGTGGACCGTCTACGTGAAACGGATAACGCCGTCCGAGGAGGAACGGATGGCGGCCCACGATTTGAGCGACGAACAACGCCGAGCGATGAAGCGCGCCGTCGAGATGGGCTACTACCAGGTGCCGCGCCGGGTCACGCTCGCGGAGCTCGCGGCCGACCTGGACATCAGCCACCAGGCGCTCTCCGAGCGGCTTCGTCGGGCCAGCCGCAATCTCATCACGGAGACGTTTCACGGGCTCGACGACCAGAGGGGGCCGCCGGAGGCCGCCAAGCCGGCGTTCGACGAGTAG
- a CDS encoding sugar O-acetyltransferase, protein MTSEKERMLTGELYDADDSELVAERERARDLTRRYNHTTVHDQPERRELLEKLLGSCGEECEIEPPFRCDYGYNIHVGENFYANFDCVILDVCRVDIGQNCQIGPGVHIYTATHPLDATERINGPEYGKPVTVGDNVWIGGQAVLNPGVTVGDNSVIASGAVVTNDVPDEVVVQGNPATVVTELE, encoded by the coding sequence GTGACCAGCGAAAAGGAACGAATGCTGACCGGGGAGCTGTACGACGCCGACGACTCCGAACTCGTGGCCGAACGGGAACGTGCACGTGATCTCACGAGACGCTATAATCACACGACGGTACATGACCAACCCGAACGACGAGAGTTGTTGGAGAAACTGCTCGGCTCTTGCGGCGAGGAATGCGAGATCGAACCACCGTTTCGCTGTGACTACGGGTACAACATCCACGTCGGTGAGAACTTCTACGCCAACTTCGACTGCGTCATCTTGGACGTGTGTCGGGTGGACATCGGACAGAACTGCCAAATCGGACCGGGCGTCCACATCTATACGGCGACGCATCCGCTTGATGCGACCGAGCGAATCAACGGGCCAGAGTACGGCAAACCGGTGACAGTCGGAGATAACGTCTGGATTGGCGGCCAAGCGGTTCTCAATCCCGGTGTAACGGTTGGCGATAACTCCGTTATTGCATCCGGGGCCGTCGTCACAAATGATGTCCCCGATGAGGTCGTTGTCCAAGGGAACCCGGCAACAGTAGTGACAGAGCTGGAATAA
- a CDS encoding universal stress protein, whose amino-acid sequence MTPHVLVPMNDSEIAEQALEFALEAYPAAGITVLNVIGVPTWHMGNAAGLALSDDPSRMAETQTEVVFERARELAASYDIEITTIVETGNPSRAIVRRAEEFDVVVIGGHERGLSSRLLVGNVATAVTRRSSVPVTVVG is encoded by the coding sequence ATGACACCCCATGTTCTGGTCCCGATGAACGACTCCGAGATTGCCGAGCAGGCGCTCGAATTCGCGCTCGAGGCCTACCCTGCTGCCGGGATAACGGTCCTGAACGTCATCGGCGTCCCGACGTGGCACATGGGGAATGCCGCCGGATTGGCGCTTTCGGACGATCCCTCGAGGATGGCCGAAACGCAGACCGAGGTGGTCTTCGAGCGTGCTCGCGAACTGGCCGCCTCATACGACATCGAGATCACGACCATCGTCGAGACGGGGAACCCGTCCCGGGCGATCGTCAGACGGGCCGAGGAGTTCGACGTGGTCGTGATTGGGGGCCATGAACGAGGTCTCTCGTCACGTCTGCTGGTCGGAAACGTCGCTACAGCGGTCACCCGTCGGTCGTCGGTTCCGGTGACGGTCGTCGGGTGA
- a CDS encoding DUF2178 domain-containing protein, giving the protein MSELAATVMESRPPATYKRLMTACFVSAGIALGIGTALEFPLVAVGLYVLGMAGGIVIPSITDYTLFDERDDTIHQRASGVTLAVFGWLAAIVFPSLVVLSTTSYFTWGPVTTTLSLTTAVVYITYALLISYFR; this is encoded by the coding sequence ATGTCAGAACTAGCGGCCACTGTCATGGAATCCCGACCGCCAGCAACGTACAAACGACTGATGACAGCCTGTTTCGTGTCCGCGGGAATCGCCCTCGGTATCGGGACAGCGCTTGAATTCCCGCTCGTTGCCGTCGGCCTCTACGTCCTCGGAATGGCTGGCGGTATTGTAATCCCATCTATAACGGACTACACTCTGTTCGACGAGCGGGACGACACGATTCATCAGCGTGCAAGCGGCGTCACCCTTGCCGTATTCGGTTGGCTCGCAGCTATCGTCTTTCCGTCGCTAGTAGTCCTGTCGACGACGTCGTACTTCACGTGGGGGCCTGTGACAACCACCCTCAGCCTCACGACCGCGGTCGTGTACATCACCTATGCGCTCCTCATCAGTTACTTTCGATAG
- a CDS encoding ParB N-terminal domain-containing protein has translation MRTYDIENYTENIDPFQVFQVDPTEISKLTGREYPHLHRLKLIGSVRGGEWDQKQERDIYPGYPYDFYNAERFEETVLYQSLQERFIDEAPWKDTELVQRALELINQGHSVWHGCSSKTDVSEQCAKLDELYRSIQETGYRHPTDSKKSWGIIARTLNQIVVDIGRDGDLLFADGRHRLAIAKILELDTVPVVVLVRHRQYMDQITSNNAFRDQTLLEQYNKQPEGYGG, from the coding sequence ATGCGGACGTACGATATAGAGAACTATACCGAAAACATCGATCCGTTTCAGGTCTTTCAGGTTGATCCCACAGAGATCAGCAAGCTAACCGGAAGAGAATACCCCCATTTACACAGGTTAAAACTGATTGGATCAGTACGAGGAGGAGAGTGGGATCAAAAACAGGAGCGTGATATCTATCCGGGTTACCCATATGATTTCTACAATGCTGAACGATTCGAGGAGACGGTTCTGTATCAATCGCTTCAGGAGCGATTCATCGATGAGGCACCCTGGAAAGACACCGAGTTAGTACAGCGGGCGTTGGAACTCATCAATCAGGGACATTCCGTCTGGCATGGCTGTTCATCCAAAACAGATGTCAGCGAACAGTGCGCCAAACTCGACGAGCTCTACAGATCTATTCAAGAGACGGGCTACAGACACCCAACCGACTCAAAGAAATCATGGGGAATCATCGCCCGGACGCTGAATCAAATCGTCGTCGATATCGGACGAGATGGCGATCTTCTCTTCGCTGATGGAAGACACAGACTTGCCATAGCGAAGATACTCGAGCTTGATACCGTTCCGGTTGTAGTACTCGTTAGACACCGCCAATATATGGATCAAATAACATCGAATAATGCATTTCGTGATCAGACTCTGCTTGAACAGTATAACAAGCAGCCGGAAGGTTATGGGGGATGA
- a CDS encoding NRAMP family divalent metal transporter yields MASETYQVAGLQAKFADLLEAYGLGVLFAANVFGAGSVYILADTGANFAFALLWVLPLAFLIDIALHDMSSRLAVAHEPLTDYITDVLPGGSVLIIAMSLMSALWAISNYAIAGAALAWLVPGLDNVAIGILVSAGFGIALVELRVYERIEGAIAAMVIAIFGSYGLLMVGLDIPIGEVAAGLVPLIQSEIGYLTAVIALLGTTVYWPNFFIQSSIGPTKEWSDVNKYRRDNATGILTTLTIGAFVMIVSAVTLSQGEMTLTGPGEPLTAILGDFALYVFLLAALLASFSSATGTLFGAGFMVPQALGNHTVFGDRGFRMTVVGLIVLSAISAFWLLANTGLTPVRMAIVMPAINGLIGLPVTVFALIGAVNRYYDITWKENVGFLLAALVLLVGSALTAESLASTIAGWL; encoded by the coding sequence ATGGCGAGTGAGACGTACCAGGTCGCGGGGCTACAGGCGAAGTTCGCGGATCTCCTGGAGGCGTACGGGCTCGGCGTGCTGTTCGCGGCGAACGTCTTCGGGGCCGGATCGGTCTACATCCTCGCTGACACCGGTGCGAACTTCGCGTTCGCGCTGCTGTGGGTGTTGCCGCTCGCCTTCCTGATCGACATCGCGCTCCACGACATGTCCTCGCGACTGGCGGTCGCTCACGAACCGCTCACCGACTACATCACGGACGTCCTTCCCGGTGGTTCGGTACTCATTATCGCAATGTCGCTGATGAGCGCGCTGTGGGCCATCTCGAACTACGCGATCGCGGGCGCGGCGCTGGCGTGGCTCGTCCCCGGGCTCGACAACGTGGCGATCGGCATCCTCGTCTCGGCCGGATTCGGCATCGCGCTCGTCGAGCTACGGGTGTACGAGCGCATCGAGGGGGCGATCGCCGCGATGGTGATCGCCATCTTCGGATCGTACGGGCTATTGATGGTGGGCCTCGATATCCCCATCGGCGAGGTCGCTGCAGGGCTGGTCCCGCTGATCCAGAGCGAGATCGGCTACCTCACGGCCGTGATCGCGCTGCTCGGCACGACCGTCTACTGGCCGAACTTCTTCATCCAGTCGAGCATCGGGCCGACCAAGGAGTGGTCGGACGTGAACAAGTACCGCCGCGACAACGCGACGGGCATCCTCACCACGCTCACGATCGGGGCGTTCGTGATGATCGTCTCGGCGGTCACGCTGAGCCAGGGCGAGATGACGCTAACGGGCCCGGGCGAGCCGCTCACGGCCATCCTGGGGGACTTCGCCCTGTACGTCTTCCTGCTCGCGGCGCTGCTGGCGAGCTTCTCGTCGGCGACGGGGACGCTGTTCGGTGCCGGGTTCATGGTCCCCCAGGCACTGGGGAACCACACCGTCTTCGGCGATAGAGGGTTCAGGATGACGGTCGTCGGGCTCATCGTGCTCTCGGCGATCTCGGCGTTCTGGCTGCTTGCGAACACCGGACTGACGCCCGTCAGAATGGCCATCGTGATGCCGGCGATCAACGGCCTGATCGGCCTGCCGGTGACGGTCTTCGCGCTCATCGGCGCGGTGAACCGGTACTACGACATCACGTGGAAGGAGAACGTCGGCTTCCTGCTCGCGGCGCTCGTCCTGCTCGTGGGAAGCGCCCTGACGGCCGAATCGCTCGCCTCGACCATCGCCGGCTGGCTCTGA
- a CDS encoding DCC1-like thiol-disulfide oxidoreductase family protein, producing MTDATLVYDDDCGFCTWWAEYFADRSDVRIVGFEDLTPELRARLPEEYENCSHFVTDDGVYSCGASIEEAFVRTGLGREARPLVEFLRNFEDYDRLRERSYRRVADNRSFWGRLLSKTPPARRSDEER from the coding sequence ATGACCGACGCGACGCTCGTCTACGACGACGACTGCGGCTTCTGTACCTGGTGGGCCGAGTACTTCGCGGACCGCTCGGACGTCAGGATCGTCGGGTTCGAGGATCTCACCCCGGAGCTACGCGCCCGACTTCCCGAGGAGTACGAGAACTGCTCGCACTTCGTCACCGACGACGGCGTCTACTCGTGCGGCGCGTCGATCGAGGAGGCGTTCGTCCGCACCGGGCTCGGGCGGGAGGCCCGTCCCCTCGTCGAGTTCCTCCGGAACTTCGAGGACTACGACCGGCTGCGCGAGCGCTCCTATCGGCGCGTCGCCGATAACCGAAGCTTCTGGGGACGGCTCCTCTCGAAGACGCCGCCCGCGCGACGGTCGGACGAGGAGCGCTGA
- a CDS encoding universal stress protein codes for MGRHILVAMERSASSEAALEFALEEYPDATITVLHVLESGDPLDLFAKPEPSEYIVPDSDYELDDELLPRAGRFERGQRKRAEKVFEQACRIADEHGREIELAVESGKTAQEISDYAENHAIDQIVIGDRKYRGVSRALFGNIAASIARRTSIPVTIIC; via the coding sequence ATGGGGCGCCACATCCTCGTCGCGATGGAGAGGTCCGCGTCCTCCGAGGCGGCGCTGGAGTTCGCGCTGGAGGAGTACCCCGACGCGACGATCACGGTTCTCCACGTGCTTGAGTCCGGGGATCCTCTCGATCTCTTCGCGAAGCCGGAACCCAGCGAGTACATCGTTCCGGATTCCGACTACGAGCTGGACGACGAGCTACTGCCCAGAGCGGGGCGTTTCGAACGAGGTCAGCGCAAACGGGCGGAGAAGGTGTTCGAACAGGCGTGTCGGATAGCGGACGAACACGGAAGGGAGATCGAACTCGCCGTCGAATCGGGAAAGACGGCACAGGAGATATCCGACTACGCCGAAAACCACGCCATCGATCAGATCGTCATCGGCGATCGCAAGTACCGGGGTGTAAGTCGAGCGTTATTCGGGAACATCGCCGCGTCGATCGCCAGACGCACGTCGATCCCGGTGACGATCATCTGTTGA
- a CDS encoding sugar-transfer associated ATP-grasp domain-containing protein, whose translation MRIKPFYHAVTQRVDKMKRLYFLISDERKFSQTFDMPLSQRLQLYTYGFMSRAAALYDTTRPNAYLSDFARYIYTPEINGDWSVFLNNKLAFHYLLSGHEKYRADVYAVLQNGRAHPLPASHKGAGENTTGKNAGNWVRNCLDREGKIVIKPITGGGGKNVCLCQDLGDRYLVNGTAYSLSEFDQLVNDLDEYLVSEFIEQATYATEIYPSAPNTIRVLTMIDPVTDEPFIAMAVHRIGSDASGCLDNVEQGGFATEVDRETGRLSAAAQWQEGSLEWYTAHPDTDTRIADTQVPGWESIRTRLLSIADELSYIPYIGWDIIVTGPGEFRIVEGNDHSDVEFLQVHWPLLTDERVRRFYEAHGVIK comes from the coding sequence ATGAGAATTAAACCGTTCTATCACGCGGTCACACAGCGGGTGGACAAGATGAAACGCCTCTATTTTCTCATCAGTGATGAACGTAAATTCAGCCAAACTTTTGATATGCCGCTGAGTCAGCGATTACAGCTTTATACATATGGGTTTATGAGCCGGGCTGCAGCCTTGTACGACACTACTCGACCCAACGCGTATCTCTCCGATTTTGCCCGATATATCTACACGCCTGAGATCAATGGCGACTGGAGTGTATTTCTCAATAACAAACTCGCGTTTCACTACCTGCTTTCGGGCCATGAGAAATATCGTGCGGATGTGTATGCAGTCCTTCAGAACGGGCGCGCTCATCCACTCCCTGCATCGCATAAGGGGGCTGGGGAGAATACCACTGGGAAGAATGCGGGCAACTGGGTCCGTAACTGTTTGGATCGAGAGGGGAAGATCGTCATCAAACCTATTACTGGTGGTGGTGGCAAAAACGTCTGTCTGTGTCAGGATCTGGGTGACCGCTATCTTGTCAATGGAACCGCCTACAGCCTTTCTGAGTTCGACCAGCTCGTGAATGATCTCGATGAATATCTTGTCTCTGAATTCATTGAACAAGCGACCTATGCGACCGAGATCTATCCGTCAGCGCCGAACACAATCCGGGTCCTCACGATGATCGACCCTGTGACAGACGAGCCCTTCATCGCAATGGCGGTCCATCGGATCGGATCAGATGCCTCTGGCTGTTTGGACAATGTGGAACAGGGAGGATTCGCTACTGAGGTCGATCGAGAGACAGGTAGGCTCAGTGCTGCTGCGCAGTGGCAGGAGGGGAGTCTCGAATGGTATACGGCTCATCCAGATACCGATACGCGGATTGCTGACACACAGGTTCCAGGCTGGGAGTCGATCCGGACTCGGCTACTGTCGATCGCGGACGAACTATCGTATATCCCCTATATCGGGTGGGACATTATCGTAACCGGTCCTGGTGAATTCCGGATTGTCGAGGGGAACGACCACAGTGATGTCGAGTTTTTACAGGTCCACTGGCCATTACTGACTGACGAGCGTGTGCGGCGCTTCTACGAGGCACATGGCGTCATTAAGTGA
- a CDS encoding dockerin type I domain-containing protein: MTGAGLAGTALVGQGVPVSAEDGDWTAIESPTEETLHDAVQTSRGPFAVGGSGYALLRRDDGWDAVLERGPTTESNPLRGVGATDDGEQVWFAGGSGVVGRYNVEDDQLTDHSAPEVEQEDGSTSRKTSTWEAVAVAGETGSETVHLVNGSGEYLNGQLTEEGGVDWGQVIKPGGGSSALGIDFLDDDTGYVCDTTSQVYETTDGGESWETIGIDGAGEALQDIAAASSDEINVAAEDGIIYRYDGVNWTPETVGEATVHTVDRAGDRQLAAGAEGAVYEGDDWTRVDTPAENTLFGAALDDTGLYPDAAVGEGGDIVEHGEYDGESAADPEEPAPWNQVDSPVEETLHDTVHAADRGYAVGGEGYVLERDDTGTWTVVVQRGPTAEGNVLNSVDATELGGGIWFAGGSGVLGEYDTVEGQLTDHSAPEGKTSTWEAVAVSGAAGEETVHLVNGSGEYFSGTKQSDGSMEWGEVVEPGSGSSALGIDFLDDDTGYVCDTTSQVYETTDGGESWETIGIDGASVGLTDVTVRSADEIYVAGGDGSVFRYNGAVWTKHWAGDSELNAIDNTDEEVVTAGAEGTVFERTSRGWATADTDVESTLLGVSLDDTGLAPGIAVGTDGTIVEQDSDEDENADDVLEPIGDADAPPQDLTGDGLYEDINGDGELTEADTQLFYDYLDDPTIQENPEKFDFNGDGEDEIDLLDVQAHYQLVEEDE, translated from the coding sequence TTGACCGGCGCTGGACTCGCTGGGACCGCTCTCGTTGGACAGGGCGTCCCCGTCAGCGCAGAGGACGGCGACTGGACGGCTATCGAGTCACCAACCGAAGAGACGCTCCATGACGCCGTCCAAACGAGCCGCGGTCCGTTCGCTGTCGGCGGCAGTGGCTATGCGCTGCTTCGCCGCGACGACGGCTGGGACGCCGTTCTTGAGCGGGGACCGACCACCGAGTCGAACCCGCTGCGGGGCGTCGGCGCCACCGACGACGGCGAGCAGGTCTGGTTCGCCGGCGGCAGCGGCGTCGTCGGCCGCTACAACGTCGAGGACGACCAACTGACCGACCACTCCGCGCCCGAAGTCGAGCAGGAGGACGGAAGCACTAGCAGGAAGACGAGCACGTGGGAGGCGGTCGCCGTCGCCGGCGAGACCGGCAGCGAGACGGTCCACCTGGTTAACGGCTCCGGCGAGTACTTGAACGGGCAGCTCACCGAGGAGGGCGGCGTCGACTGGGGACAAGTGATCAAACCCGGCGGTGGGTCGAGCGCGCTGGGGATCGACTTCCTCGACGACGATACGGGCTACGTCTGTGATACGACGAGCCAGGTCTACGAGACGACCGACGGCGGCGAGAGCTGGGAGACCATTGGCATCGACGGTGCTGGCGAGGCACTCCAAGATATCGCGGCCGCCTCCTCCGACGAGATCAACGTCGCGGCTGAGGACGGCATCATCTACCGCTACGACGGCGTCAACTGGACGCCGGAGACGGTCGGTGAAGCGACCGTCCACACGGTCGACAGGGCCGGGGACCGCCAACTCGCGGCCGGCGCCGAGGGTGCCGTCTACGAGGGCGACGACTGGACCCGCGTTGACACTCCGGCCGAAAACACGCTGTTCGGCGCTGCACTCGACGACACAGGGCTCTATCCGGACGCTGCTGTCGGCGAAGGTGGCGACATCGTCGAGCACGGCGAGTACGACGGCGAATCGGCCGCCGATCCCGAGGAGCCAGCACCCTGGAATCAGGTCGACTCGCCAGTCGAGGAGACGCTGCACGACACCGTCCACGCCGCCGACCGAGGCTACGCCGTCGGCGGCGAGGGTTACGTCCTCGAGCGCGACGATACCGGAACGTGGACCGTCGTCGTCCAACGCGGGCCGACCGCGGAGGGCAACGTCCTGAACTCGGTAGACGCCACCGAGCTCGGTGGCGGAATCTGGTTCGCCGGCGGCAGCGGTGTCCTCGGCGAGTACGACACCGTCGAGGGCCAGTTGACCGACCACTCGGCTCCGGAGGGGAAAACGAGCACGTGGGAGGCAGTCGCCGTCTCCGGAGCTGCTGGTGAGGAGACTGTTCACCTGGTCAACGGCTCCGGCGAGTACTTCAGCGGCACGAAACAGTCCGACGGAAGCATGGAGTGGGGGGAGGTCGTCGAACCTGGCAGTGGTTCGAGTGCGCTGGGGATCGACTTCCTCGACGACGATACGGGCTACGTTTGTGATACGACGAGCCAGGTCTACGAGACGACCGACGGCGGCGAGAGCTGGGAGACCATCGGCATTGACGGCGCGAGCGTCGGCCTCACTGATGTGACCGTCCGGAGCGCCGACGAGATCTACGTCGCCGGCGGCGACGGCTCGGTCTTCCGCTACAACGGCGCCGTCTGGACGAAACACTGGGCCGGCGACAGCGAACTGAACGCCATCGACAACACGGACGAGGAGGTGGTGACCGCCGGGGCCGAGGGCACGGTCTTCGAGCGGACGAGTCGCGGGTGGGCTACAGCCGACACCGACGTCGAGTCGACGCTACTCGGCGTCTCACTCGACGACACCGGGCTCGCCCCGGGAATCGCCGTCGGCACCGACGGCACGATCGTCGAACAGGATAGCGACGAGGACGAAAACGCCGATGACGTGCTCGAACCGATCGGCGATGCCGACGCCCCGCCCCAGGACCTCACCGGCGACGGTCTCTACGAGGACATCAACGGTGACGGCGAACTGACCGAGGCCGACACGCAACTGTTCTACGATTACCTGGACGACCCGACGATCCAAGAGAACCCCGAGAAGTTCGACTTCAACGGCGACGGGGAGGACGAGATCGACCTGCTCGACGTCCAGGCCCACTACCAGCTGGTTGAGGAGGACGAATAA
- a CDS encoding MFS transporter yields the protein MNALTDPTKRRWLAWGALATVFLLVNLHRLSTAVLSERLTADFALSAAELGTLHASFFLVYAAIQIPTGVLADRLGPRHVGSAGAAVLSVGAIGFALGDGYLVALLSRGFVGLGSGVIFVSILRFCANWFRAGEFGTMTGLTAGVAGLGAILATTPLALAAEAVGWRRTLLGLAGVGLLASVGVYVLARSSPADAGLEPIEGVPEQPSVSLAETGAYLRTLASDLDQWLLSAVFFSGMGTILTLIGLWGVPYLVVVYGLDVTTASYYTLLGSVGLLAGPPTIGWISDRVGRRLLPMCVGLALFAGALGIVPLVGRPPLPVVAGVYFCCGFLVGAAVLALSVVKERYPAEASGVATATVNTAGFVGATVFPTAMGVALDAYRTGDVVGGTVVYTEFGYRVAFAIIAGAVAVAFGCSLWLLVRNR from the coding sequence GTGAACGCGCTCACCGACCCCACGAAACGACGGTGGCTCGCGTGGGGAGCGTTGGCGACGGTCTTCCTGCTGGTGAACCTTCACCGGCTCTCGACGGCCGTTCTTTCCGAGCGACTGACCGCTGATTTCGCCCTGAGCGCCGCGGAGTTGGGCACGCTCCACGCCTCCTTCTTTCTCGTTTACGCCGCCATCCAGATCCCCACGGGCGTGCTCGCCGACCGGCTCGGCCCCCGCCACGTCGGCTCGGCCGGCGCGGCCGTCCTCAGCGTCGGCGCGATCGGGTTCGCGCTCGGCGACGGCTATCTCGTGGCCCTGCTCTCGCGGGGGTTCGTCGGCCTCGGGAGCGGCGTGATCTTCGTCTCCATCCTCCGGTTCTGTGCGAACTGGTTCCGGGCCGGCGAGTTCGGGACGATGACGGGCCTGACCGCCGGCGTTGCCGGTCTCGGCGCCATCCTCGCGACGACACCGCTCGCGCTCGCCGCCGAGGCCGTGGGCTGGCGTCGGACGCTTCTGGGACTCGCCGGCGTCGGCCTGCTCGCGAGCGTCGGCGTCTACGTCCTCGCGCGGAGCTCGCCGGCGGACGCCGGCCTCGAACCGATCGAGGGCGTCCCCGAACAGCCCTCGGTGTCGCTCGCGGAGACGGGCGCGTACCTCCGGACGCTCGCGAGCGACCTCGACCAGTGGCTCCTCTCGGCGGTCTTCTTCTCGGGGATGGGGACGATACTGACGCTCATTGGCCTGTGGGGAGTGCCGTACCTCGTGGTCGTCTACGGCCTCGACGTGACGACGGCGTCGTACTACACCCTCCTGGGGTCGGTCGGCCTGCTCGCGGGCCCGCCGACGATCGGCTGGATCTCGGATCGGGTGGGTCGACGGCTCCTCCCCATGTGTGTCGGCCTCGCGCTGTTCGCGGGCGCGCTCGGAATCGTCCCCCTCGTCGGACGGCCGCCGCTTCCCGTCGTCGCCGGCGTCTACTTCTGTTGTGGCTTCCTCGTCGGGGCGGCGGTGCTCGCGCTCTCGGTCGTCAAGGAGCGCTACCCGGCCGAAGCGAGCGGCGTTGCGACGGCGACGGTCAACACCGCCGGGTTCGTCGGCGCGACCGTCTTCCCGACCGCGATGGGCGTAGCACTCGACGCCTACCGAACCGGCGACGTCGTCGGCGGTACGGTCGTCTACACCGAGTTCGGCTACCGGGTCGCGTTCGCCATCATCGCCGGGGCCGTCGCGGTCGCCTTCGGCTGTTCGCTGTGGCTGCTCGTTCGGAACCGATGA
- a CDS encoding ester cyclase, whose product MSTKEQNIEIVEHGSIEVYEKGNLDVIDEMVSEDFILHDPLTPEEIHGRDGLKEYVEANRDAFPDLNITIEQLVAEDDLVAVHFTIRGTHEGQLPDLDLEPTGAEIEIIGMEFDRIEDGKLVETRLLYDTLGFMQQVGAIPAEEMPGEQ is encoded by the coding sequence ATGTCGACAAAAGAACAAAACATAGAGATTGTTGAGCACGGCTCGATCGAGGTATACGAGAAGGGCAATTTAGACGTCATTGATGAGATGGTGAGTGAGGACTTCATACTTCACGATCCGCTCACCCCAGAGGAGATCCATGGTCGTGATGGCCTGAAAGAATACGTCGAGGCAAACCGAGATGCATTCCCCGATCTCAACATCACGATCGAACAGCTCGTCGCTGAAGACGATCTCGTTGCGGTCCACTTTACGATCCGGGGAACCCATGAGGGACAACTCCCAGATCTTGACCTCGAACCGACCGGTGCGGAGATCGAGATTATTGGCATGGAATTTGACCGGATTGAGGACGGCAAATTAGTTGAAACCCGACTTCTCTACGATACACTCGGATTCATGCAGCAAGTAGGCGCAATTCCCGCCGAAGAAATGCCTGGTGAGCAATAG
- a CDS encoding DUF7344 domain-containing protein, giving the protein MMRISGDTAFRLLANRHRRRFLLRFTDIDPNEEVAVPDDLAFLGEDMETIATELQHTHLPMLSEAGVVDWDRGASTVRRGPLFDELEPLLALLIERRDRLPDEWF; this is encoded by the coding sequence ATGATGCGTATCTCTGGCGACACCGCCTTCCGACTGCTCGCGAACCGCCACCGTCGGCGGTTCCTGCTCCGGTTCACTGACATCGATCCGAACGAGGAGGTAGCGGTACCGGACGACCTCGCGTTCTTAGGTGAGGATATGGAAACGATCGCGACCGAGTTGCAGCACACCCACCTCCCGATGCTCTCGGAGGCAGGGGTGGTCGACTGGGATCGCGGGGCGAGCACCGTTCGGCGCGGCCCGCTGTTCGACGAACTCGAGCCGTTACTTGCTCTCTTGATTGAACGTCGCGACCGGTTGCCCGACGAGTGGTTCTGA
- a CDS encoding helix-turn-helix transcriptional regulator, with product MESRCREERQARNESQADLAEAVGVSRQTINAIERDRYDPSLELAFKLADHFDCAIEELFNPGLNGTEEF from the coding sequence ATGGAATCCAGATGCCGCGAGGAACGTCAAGCGCGCAACGAGAGTCAAGCAGACCTTGCAGAGGCAGTTGGTGTCTCTCGTCAGACAATCAACGCGATCGAACGCGACCGGTACGATCCCTCCCTGGAGCTCGCGTTCAAACTCGCAGACCACTTCGATTGTGCAATTGAAGAGCTGTTCAATCCGGGGCTCAACGGCACCGAAGAATTCTGA